One stretch of Fictibacillus sp. b24 DNA includes these proteins:
- a CDS encoding DUF2768 domain-containing protein, with the protein MSEGLLKMWVALSAIGLMFIAVFSIMFSRSKLSGVFQTVVSLFAWVCMVVAGILIIIVVFSGPVQG; encoded by the coding sequence ATGAGTGAAGGTTTATTGAAAATGTGGGTGGCGTTGTCTGCCATCGGTTTAATGTTTATTGCTGTTTTTTCTATCATGTTCAGCAGATCAAAATTATCAGGGGTATTTCAGACGGTTGTTTCGTTATTCGCCTGGGTCTGTATGGTCGTAGCAGGTATTCTTATTATAATCGTTGTATTCAGCGGACCTGTTCAAGGATAA
- the rpsA gene encoding 30S ribosomal protein S1: MTEEMSTSLTNATMAEKGEIIKGTVLKVEDKHALVDISAKQDAFLPINEVSSLFIEKVSDVLNEGDQITVKVLSNTEDKLLVSKKAVDSEKSWSELQEKFDSKETFEVVVHDVVKGGLVVDLGVRAFIPASMVESHFVEDFSDYKGKTLSVKIVELDAEKGRVILSHRAVTEEEAGFKKQEILDRLAPGEIIEGKVQRLTDFGAFVDIGGVDGLVHVSQLSHNRVDNPSDVLSEGETVKVKVLSVDRDNDRISLSIKETQPGPWEEASSSIKAGSVIEGTVKRIVTFGAFVEVAPGIEGLVHISEMANRHIGNPSEVVKEGQQVSVKVLDVNSQDKRMSLSMKAVQDEKEKANLKENLPKEEKGFSLADMIGDQLKGYK; encoded by the coding sequence ATGACAGAGGAAATGAGCACAAGTTTAACAAATGCTACCATGGCTGAAAAAGGTGAAATCATTAAAGGTACTGTATTAAAAGTAGAAGACAAGCACGCGTTAGTTGATATCAGTGCAAAGCAAGACGCATTTTTACCCATTAATGAAGTTTCAAGTCTTTTTATTGAAAAGGTTAGTGATGTGTTGAATGAAGGAGATCAGATCACTGTTAAAGTACTCTCTAACACTGAGGACAAGCTACTTGTTTCAAAAAAAGCAGTAGACAGCGAAAAATCGTGGAGTGAACTGCAAGAAAAATTTGATTCAAAAGAAACGTTTGAAGTTGTTGTTCACGATGTAGTTAAAGGCGGGCTTGTAGTAGATCTTGGAGTTCGTGCTTTTATTCCAGCTTCTATGGTTGAGTCTCACTTTGTTGAAGATTTTTCTGATTACAAAGGTAAGACTCTTTCTGTTAAAATCGTAGAATTGGATGCTGAAAAAGGACGAGTTATTTTATCTCATCGTGCTGTTACGGAAGAAGAAGCGGGCTTCAAGAAACAAGAAATCTTAGATCGTTTGGCACCAGGTGAAATTATTGAAGGAAAAGTGCAGCGTTTAACGGACTTTGGAGCTTTCGTTGATATCGGAGGCGTTGATGGATTAGTTCACGTTTCACAGTTATCGCACAATCGAGTAGATAATCCTTCCGATGTTCTCAGTGAAGGTGAAACCGTTAAAGTTAAAGTTCTTTCCGTTGATCGCGATAATGATCGAATTTCTTTATCAATAAAAGAAACACAGCCAGGACCATGGGAAGAAGCAAGTTCTTCTATTAAGGCAGGAAGTGTAATCGAAGGTACAGTAAAACGCATCGTTACATTTGGAGCATTTGTAGAGGTAGCTCCTGGCATTGAAGGTCTCGTTCACATTTCTGAGATGGCAAACCGACATATTGGCAACCCGAGTGAAGTTGTAAAAGAAGGTCAGCAAGTATCTGTAAAAGTTCTAGATGTAAACAGTCAAGACAAAAGAATGAGCTTGAGCATGAAAGCTGTTCAAGATGAGAAGGAAAAAGCAAACTTAAAAGAAAATCTTCCTAAAGAAGAAAAAGGTTTCTCATTAGCAGATATGATTGGCGACCAGCTTAAAGGATATAAATAA
- a CDS encoding flagellar brake protein has protein sequence MISVGELLFLEPLFSDKKNKYRCKVYDVKGDHLYIDYPSNEKTNRTEYFFDGTQFKASFVDKEKNVFTFRTELLGRKIENIPVLMIASPKEEEIQKIQRREFVRVETMIDVSVVNSNDSYPPFNSVVLDFSAGGMLLSLPLDHSVKSEDKLDCLVVLPMQSGEKVYLDLPCNVLRILNGHMNGRQRASLQFDQITQKDRQYIIRFCFEQQLLMKKKESLSFNNG, from the coding sequence ATGATTTCAGTAGGTGAACTATTATTTTTAGAGCCTTTGTTTTCCGACAAAAAAAATAAATATCGATGTAAAGTATATGATGTTAAAGGTGATCATCTTTACATTGATTATCCAAGTAATGAAAAGACGAATCGCACAGAGTATTTTTTTGATGGAACGCAGTTCAAAGCATCCTTTGTTGATAAAGAAAAGAACGTCTTCACCTTTCGAACAGAGCTATTGGGGAGAAAGATAGAGAACATACCTGTATTGATGATTGCCTCTCCAAAAGAAGAAGAAATACAAAAAATTCAGCGAAGAGAATTCGTAAGAGTTGAAACCATGATTGATGTTTCAGTAGTAAATAGTAACGATTCGTATCCTCCTTTTAATTCTGTAGTACTCGATTTTAGTGCAGGAGGAATGCTTCTTTCTCTTCCGTTAGACCATTCTGTAAAAAGTGAAGATAAGTTGGATTGTCTAGTTGTTCTGCCGATGCAATCAGGTGAGAAGGTATATCTGGATTTGCCATGTAACGTACTAAGAATACTGAATGGTCACATGAATGGCCGTCAGAGAGCATCGCTTCAATTTGATCAAATTACTCAAAAAGACAGACAGTATATTATTCGATTTTGCTTTGAACAGCAGCTTCTAATGAAGAAGAAGGAAAGCCTGAGTTTTAATAACGGATAA
- a CDS encoding DUF5359 family protein — MRRFERILIQLAIVHFILLVTAQILLDIPSFKMYTNKIIYYEGVIKNNQGPALETIDR; from the coding sequence ATGAGACGATTTGAACGAATTTTAATTCAGCTTGCTATTGTTCATTTTATCCTATTAGTAACCGCACAGATTCTACTTGATATTCCTTCGTTTAAGATGTATACGAATAAAATCATCTATTACGAAGGAGTTATTAAGAACAATCAAGGACCAGCTTTGGAAACAATAGACCGTTAA
- a CDS encoding HU family DNA-binding protein — protein MNKTDLINAVSEQAELSKKDASKAVDAVFEAITGTLQSGDKVQLIGFGNFEVRERAARKGRNPQTGQEIEISASKVPAFKPGKALKDAVK, from the coding sequence ATGAACAAGACTGATCTAATTAATGCAGTATCTGAGCAAGCTGAGCTTTCTAAGAAAGATGCATCTAAAGCAGTTGACGCTGTTTTCGAAGCAATCACTGGTACTCTACAAAGCGGTGATAAGGTACAACTTATCGGATTTGGTAACTTTGAAGTACGTGAGCGTGCGGCTCGTAAAGGACGCAACCCACAAACTGGTCAAGAGATCGAAATCTCTGCTAGCAAAGTTCCTGCTTTCAAACCAGGGAAAGCCCTTAAGGACGCTGTTAAATAA
- the plsY gene encoding glycerol-3-phosphate 1-O-acyltransferase PlsY: MMTIVLFVFSYLIGCISFSYLLTKVLKNEDIRNHGSGNAGATNTLRVLGKGPAIAVLLLDCFKGVLVVSAVFWFTDSPVLAVLCGLMAVIGHNYPVFYGFKGGKGVATAIGVFAAVAFLPSLLAGLIAILTIWVSRFVSLGSIVFLVLSPFFMLYQFNLPLEAVLASFSISIVSIWKHRENMARIWRGNERKI; the protein is encoded by the coding sequence ATGATGACGATCGTTCTCTTCGTTTTCTCCTACTTGATAGGATGTATTAGCTTTAGTTATTTGCTGACCAAAGTTCTAAAAAATGAAGATATAAGAAATCACGGCAGTGGTAACGCAGGTGCTACCAACACGTTACGAGTACTTGGAAAAGGACCTGCGATCGCTGTCCTGCTATTAGACTGCTTTAAAGGTGTATTGGTCGTGTCAGCCGTTTTTTGGTTTACAGATTCACCAGTACTAGCTGTTTTATGCGGTTTAATGGCTGTTATTGGTCACAACTATCCCGTCTTTTACGGATTTAAAGGCGGGAAAGGAGTGGCTACGGCAATCGGTGTGTTTGCTGCTGTTGCATTTTTACCTTCTTTACTAGCAGGTTTGATTGCAATCCTAACGATTTGGGTTTCCAGGTTTGTTTCATTGGGTTCTATCGTTTTTTTAGTATTATCTCCGTTTTTTATGCTGTATCAATTTAACTTGCCTCTTGAAGCTGTTTTGGCAAGCTTCTCTATTTCGATCGTTTCAATATGGAAACATCGAGAAAATATGGCTAGGATCTGGAGAGGAAACGAACGCAAAATTTAA
- a CDS encoding lysophospholipid acyltransferase family protein: MKLYSFGKWLCGTYFKGTYKPEIIGAENMPKKGGVLLCTNHIHNYDPPLVGVASPREVHFMAKAELFSVPVLKHILPKINAFPVKRGMSDKTALKTGMNLLKEGKVVGLFPEGTRSKTGEIGEGLAGAGFFALKSDAHIVPCAIIGEYKKGKNLKIVFGKPIDFTHFREQKASAKEATELIMKHIGQLKKEHE, translated from the coding sequence ATGAAGCTTTATTCTTTCGGTAAATGGCTGTGCGGGACGTATTTCAAAGGAACGTATAAGCCTGAAATCATTGGAGCGGAAAACATGCCAAAAAAAGGCGGTGTGCTGCTCTGTACGAATCATATCCATAATTATGATCCTCCTCTTGTTGGAGTGGCTTCACCGAGAGAAGTACATTTTATGGCTAAGGCTGAACTTTTTTCTGTTCCCGTGCTTAAACATATTTTGCCGAAGATCAACGCTTTTCCTGTTAAACGTGGAATGAGTGATAAGACGGCCTTAAAGACGGGTATGAATCTTCTAAAAGAAGGTAAAGTAGTCGGCCTTTTTCCGGAAGGTACACGCAGCAAGACGGGTGAGATCGGAGAAGGATTAGCGGGTGCCGGATTCTTTGCCCTGAAATCTGATGCACACATCGTTCCATGTGCAATCATCGGCGAATACAAAAAGGGAAAAAATCTAAAAATTGTATTCGGTAAACCGATAGACTTTACACATTTTCGGGAGCAAAAAGCTTCCGCTAAAGAAGCCACTGAGCTTATAATGAAACATATAGGTCAGTTAAAAAAAGAGCATGAATAA
- a CDS encoding NAD(P)H-dependent glycerol-3-phosphate dehydrogenase, with protein sequence MHNVAVLGAGSWGTALAIVLADNGHDVRLWGRREEQVVEINKEHRNEKYLPGVELPENIKATTQLEECVKDADTIVLVTPTKAMRDVLNLLKNNLASPVTIVHASKGNEPGTYKRISEIIEEELPESVLESVVVLSGPSHAEEVSLRQPTTVTVSSANMQAAERVQDLFINQNFRVYTNPDVIGVELGGALKNIIALGAGLSDGLGYGDNAKAALITRGLAEIARLGTHMGANPLTFSGLTGIGDLIVTCTSVHSRNWRAGNMLGKGMKLDDVLENMGMVVEGVRTTQAAYELSKREEVEMPITQVLYDVLFNGKGAKQAVDDLMQRSRTHEVEDVSSLKS encoded by the coding sequence ATGCATAATGTTGCTGTTTTAGGTGCTGGGAGCTGGGGTACTGCTCTTGCCATCGTTTTAGCTGACAATGGTCATGATGTCCGTTTGTGGGGCCGTAGAGAAGAACAAGTTGTTGAAATTAATAAAGAACATCGAAATGAAAAGTATCTTCCAGGAGTAGAGTTGCCTGAGAACATAAAAGCGACCACTCAATTGGAAGAATGCGTGAAAGATGCTGATACGATTGTACTTGTTACGCCTACAAAAGCGATGAGAGACGTATTGAATCTTTTGAAAAACAACCTTGCATCTCCTGTTACAATTGTACACGCTTCAAAAGGAAACGAACCTGGTACATATAAACGAATTTCTGAAATTATTGAAGAAGAACTGCCTGAGTCTGTTCTTGAATCGGTGGTGGTTCTTTCAGGACCTAGTCATGCAGAAGAGGTTTCTTTAAGGCAGCCAACGACGGTTACTGTGTCTTCTGCAAATATGCAAGCTGCAGAAAGAGTTCAAGATCTTTTTATCAATCAAAACTTCCGTGTGTATACGAATCCCGATGTTATTGGTGTTGAACTTGGTGGAGCTTTAAAAAATATTATCGCTTTAGGAGCAGGTCTTTCTGATGGTCTAGGATATGGAGATAATGCAAAGGCTGCCTTAATTACAAGAGGTTTAGCGGAAATTGCTCGCCTTGGCACACATATGGGTGCAAACCCACTTACTTTTTCGGGCCTTACGGGAATCGGTGACTTAATCGTGACATGTACAAGTGTACATAGCCGTAACTGGCGTGCAGGCAATATGCTCGGAAAAGGCATGAAGCTTGATGATGTTCTTGAGAATATGGGCATGGTAGTTGAAGGTGTTAGAACGACTCAAGCAGCTTACGAATTGAGTAAGCGAGAAGAAGTGGAGATGCCGATCACTCAAGTCCTTTACGATGTATTGTTTAACGGTAAGGGTGCAAAACAAGCTGTTGATGATCTGATGCAGCGTTCTCGCACACACGAAGTAGAAGATGTATCTTCATTAAAGAGCTAA
- a CDS encoding YphA family membrane protein, which yields MNDGTLFYWFMWMGWIIATFLIKKGSVRNHSVFITLTGITLSDTFIPFSLGKINATFLFFLCIGLIYLIKHTDQLFFYVTSCFIVATAYVSLELFALYDPVKLFFEKKYMIIIVLASLLILLTKTYRDLFYIPIIGLFIGDTVFQFLIYKLSATIEIGSLYVMDLLVSTSMMLLFMVVLVDMFKKLRRTAFNKVTSAKQI from the coding sequence ATGAATGATGGTACGCTTTTTTATTGGTTCATGTGGATGGGCTGGATTATTGCAACCTTTCTCATCAAGAAGGGTTCTGTTAGAAATCACTCTGTTTTTATTACTTTAACGGGAATAACCTTGTCGGACACCTTCATTCCGTTTTCACTAGGAAAAATAAATGCCACGTTCTTATTCTTCTTGTGTATAGGGCTGATTTATTTGATTAAACATACCGATCAGCTATTTTTTTATGTAACAAGCTGTTTTATTGTTGCTACAGCTTACGTGTCGTTAGAACTTTTTGCTCTATACGACCCAGTTAAATTATTTTTTGAAAAAAAATATATGATCATTATCGTACTTGCTTCTCTTCTTATCTTGTTAACCAAAACGTATAGAGATCTTTTCTATATTCCTATAATAGGTCTTTTTATCGGTGATACAGTTTTTCAGTTTTTGATATATAAACTCAGTGCCACGATAGAAATAGGCTCACTATACGTGATGGATTTGTTGGTCTCAACTTCTATGATGCTCTTATTTATGGTAGTATTGGTAGATATGTTCAAAAAGTTAAGACGTACAGCTTTTAATAAGGTCACTTCTGCAAAACAGATTTAG
- a CDS encoding stage VI sporulation protein F — protein sequence MEREQQFFDKIEKKTSVKKDDIFKLAQSVSGSNLRDERTIRMLISQVSSMAGVAVTKQKEDQIVQAVLNNNIPLDLATLSKMFDNK from the coding sequence GTGGAACGTGAACAACAATTTTTTGATAAGATTGAGAAGAAAACAAGTGTAAAAAAGGATGATATTTTTAAACTTGCCCAATCCGTAAGTGGCTCTAATCTTCGCGACGAGCGCACGATTCGAATGCTGATTTCCCAAGTATCTTCTATGGCTGGGGTAGCAGTTACGAAACAAAAAGAAGATCAGATCGTTCAGGCTGTTTTAAACAACAACATCCCTTTAGATCTGGCAACATTATCTAAGATGTTTGATAATAAGTAG
- the spoIVA gene encoding stage IV sporulation protein A, giving the protein MEKIDIFKDIAERTGGDIYLGVVGAVRTGKSTFIKKFMELVVLPNIENEAERQRAQDELPQSAAGRTIMTTEPKFVPNNAVRINVGDGLDVNIRLVDSVGYAVPSAKGYEDENGPRMIHTPWYDEPIPFHEAAEIGTRKVIQEHSTLGVVVTTDGSIGEIPRYDYVESEERVVEELKEVGKPFIMLINSTQPHHPDTQKLRNELCEKYDIPVLAMSVESMTEHDINNVLREALYEFPVLEVNVNLPSWVMVLRENHWLRESYEEAVRETVQDIKRLRDVDKVVGFFADYDFIDDARLAGIEMGQGIAEIDLFAPDYLYDQILKEVVGVEIRGKDHLLQLMQEFAYAKTEYDQVADALRMVKQTGYGIAAPAITDMSLDEPEIIRQGSRFGVRLKAIAPSIHMIKVDVESEFAPIIGTEKQSEEMLRYLMQDFEEDPLSIWNSDIFGRSLNSIVREGIQGKISLMPENARYKLKETLERIINEGSGGLIAIIL; this is encoded by the coding sequence ATGGAAAAAATCGATATTTTCAAAGATATCGCCGAAAGGACGGGCGGAGATATCTACTTAGGCGTAGTAGGAGCAGTAAGAACGGGTAAGTCCACTTTTATCAAGAAATTTATGGAGCTTGTGGTGCTGCCAAACATTGAAAACGAAGCAGAACGTCAACGTGCACAGGATGAGTTACCGCAGAGTGCAGCTGGACGCACCATTATGACCACTGAACCCAAATTTGTTCCAAACAACGCGGTAAGAATCAACGTAGGTGATGGGCTTGATGTTAACATCCGTCTGGTAGACTCTGTTGGTTATGCTGTACCAAGTGCTAAAGGGTACGAAGATGAAAACGGCCCTAGAATGATTCATACTCCTTGGTATGATGAGCCGATTCCGTTCCATGAAGCGGCAGAGATCGGCACAAGAAAAGTCATCCAAGAGCACTCTACACTAGGAGTGGTCGTCACAACGGATGGATCAATCGGAGAAATTCCAAGATATGATTATGTGGAATCAGAAGAGCGTGTTGTAGAAGAGTTAAAAGAAGTTGGAAAGCCGTTTATTATGCTAATCAACTCTACACAACCGCATCATCCAGATACACAGAAGCTGCGTAACGAGCTTTGTGAAAAATACGATATACCCGTACTTGCAATGAGTGTTGAAAGCATGACGGAGCATGATATCAACAATGTTCTTAGAGAAGCATTATACGAGTTTCCGGTGCTTGAGGTCAATGTGAATCTTCCTAGCTGGGTCATGGTGCTTCGCGAAAACCATTGGCTGCGTGAAAGCTATGAAGAAGCAGTAAGAGAAACAGTTCAGGATATTAAGCGTCTTCGTGATGTGGATAAAGTGGTTGGCTTCTTTGCAGACTATGACTTTATTGACGATGCGAGACTCGCAGGAATTGAAATGGGTCAAGGGATTGCAGAAATTGATCTTTTTGCACCAGATTACTTGTACGACCAGATTTTAAAAGAAGTGGTTGGGGTAGAGATTCGAGGAAAAGACCATCTGCTTCAGCTAATGCAAGAGTTTGCTTACGCTAAAACGGAGTATGATCAAGTGGCAGATGCACTAAGAATGGTCAAACAAACAGGATACGGAATTGCAGCGCCAGCCATCACAGATATGAGTCTTGATGAGCCAGAAATCATCCGACAAGGATCTAGATTCGGCGTTAGGCTTAAGGCAATTGCACCATCCATTCATATGATTAAAGTAGATGTTGAATCAGAGTTCGCACCAATTATTGGTACGGAAAAACAAAGTGAAGAGATGCTTAGATATTTGATGCAAGACTTTGAAGAAGATCCGCTATCCATCTGGAATTCTGATATCTTTGGAAGATCACTTAATTCTATCGTAAGAGAAGGAATCCAAGGCAAGATTTCACTAATGCCAGAGAATGCTAGATATAAATTAAAAGAGACGCTTGAACGCATTATTAATGAAGGATCAGGCGGATTAATTGCCATTATTTTATAA
- the cmk gene encoding (d)CMP kinase: MKKLLSIAIDGPAGAGKSTVAKQVAERLSFIYIDTGAMYRALTYKALLNRADLNDGTALEAVLNETDIKLVITDQGQAVLLDGKDVSEEIRTSEVTNNVSFVARQQEVRTEMVKRQQLLAESGGVVMDGRDIGTHVMPNAELKIFLIASVEERARRRYEENLSKGFEADFEQLKSEISLRDKRDSEREAAPLRKAEDAIELDTTSMSIEEVVSSILHYAKERAL; this comes from the coding sequence ATGAAAAAATTATTATCAATTGCTATTGATGGCCCTGCAGGGGCTGGGAAAAGTACGGTAGCCAAGCAAGTAGCTGAGCGTCTTTCTTTTATTTATATTGACACAGGTGCCATGTACAGGGCATTAACGTATAAAGCTCTTTTAAATAGAGCCGATCTAAACGACGGAACAGCGCTTGAAGCTGTTTTAAACGAAACTGATATTAAACTTGTTATTACAGATCAAGGACAAGCGGTTCTTCTTGATGGAAAAGATGTATCAGAGGAAATCCGAACGAGTGAAGTAACGAATAACGTATCTTTTGTAGCACGTCAGCAAGAAGTTCGGACTGAAATGGTAAAAAGACAACAGCTGCTTGCGGAATCTGGCGGTGTTGTGATGGATGGCCGTGACATAGGTACGCATGTAATGCCGAATGCCGAGCTAAAAATTTTCTTAATCGCTTCTGTTGAAGAAAGAGCGCGCAGAAGATATGAAGAGAACCTTTCTAAAGGGTTCGAAGCAGATTTTGAGCAGTTAAAAAGTGAGATTTCTTTAAGAGATAAACGTGATAGTGAGAGGGAAGCTGCTCCACTAAGAAAAGCAGAAGATGCCATTGAACTGGATACAACGAGTATGTCAATCGAAGAGGTAGTTTCAAGCATCCTTCATTATGCAAAAGAAAGGGCACTCTAA
- the ypeB gene encoding germination protein YpeB: MIRTILIVLLFVAVAGTGYWGYSEHQEKNAVLLQAENNYQRAFHDLNFHMDSLHDKIGETIAMNTRNQLSPALAQVWRLTSEAHNDVGQLPLALLPFNKTEEFLTKMGEFSYRAAVRDLDKNPLSDKEYNTLKELYANSTEIQNELRKTESLAQKNNLRWMDVEMALATNKQPEDNTIIDGFKTVDKSVEGYSDVDFGTEVSNMQKMKDRDLSQLKGKKITKEEAKKIAIDFFQLKKNVKITVESTGKEAKYDAYSLTLYNPETKGTTYMDLTKKGGYPLYVLYDRNVGKTKISLNEAMLQAEDFLEKHMESKMEMVTSDQYDNIGVFTYARLVDDVRIYPETVSIKVALDNGDIMGYEGTDFLLAHVDKRTPVFKISEKEARTNLNPKFEVKEISRALIRNDINEEVYCYEFLGTLGDDTFRVFINAENGNEEEVKKLKEAEPSYNDI; this comes from the coding sequence ATGATACGCACAATCCTAATCGTACTGTTGTTCGTTGCTGTAGCAGGAACAGGCTATTGGGGCTACAGTGAACATCAGGAAAAAAACGCTGTACTTCTTCAAGCTGAAAACAACTATCAGCGCGCTTTCCATGATTTGAACTTCCATATGGACTCACTTCATGACAAAATCGGTGAAACCATCGCGATGAATACAAGAAATCAGCTTTCTCCGGCTTTAGCTCAAGTATGGAGACTAACGTCAGAAGCTCATAATGATGTTGGTCAGCTTCCGTTAGCGCTGCTTCCTTTTAATAAAACGGAAGAGTTCTTAACAAAGATGGGCGAATTCAGTTATAGAGCAGCTGTTCGAGATTTAGATAAGAATCCACTTAGTGACAAAGAATATAATACTTTAAAAGAATTGTATGCCAATTCAACAGAGATCCAAAACGAATTAAGGAAAACAGAATCTCTTGCTCAAAAGAACAACCTTCGCTGGATGGACGTAGAGATGGCTCTTGCTACCAATAAGCAGCCTGAAGATAACACGATCATTGACGGATTCAAGACCGTTGATAAATCTGTTGAAGGATATTCAGATGTTGATTTTGGAACAGAAGTGTCAAACATGCAGAAAATGAAAGATCGTGATCTTAGTCAGCTAAAAGGAAAGAAGATTACGAAAGAAGAAGCGAAAAAGATAGCAATTGACTTTTTCCAGCTAAAGAAGAACGTGAAGATCACAGTAGAAAGTACTGGAAAAGAAGCAAAGTATGATGCTTATTCATTAACGCTGTACAACCCTGAAACAAAAGGTACAACATATATGGACCTTACAAAAAAGGGGGGCTATCCACTTTATGTACTCTATGACCGGAATGTTGGGAAAACGAAGATATCCTTAAACGAAGCCATGCTGCAAGCAGAGGATTTCCTTGAAAAGCACATGGAAAGCAAAATGGAAATGGTAACAAGTGATCAATACGATAACATTGGTGTATTCACTTATGCTCGTCTTGTGGATGATGTTAGAATCTATCCAGAAACGGTTTCTATAAAAGTTGCTTTAGATAATGGTGATATCATGGGTTATGAAGGCACAGATTTCCTTCTTGCCCACGTAGACAAGAGAACTCCGGTGTTTAAGATCTCTGAAAAAGAAGCAAGAACCAATCTAAATCCTAAATTTGAAGTGAAAGAAATAAGCAGGGCGTTAATTCGAAATGATATTAACGAAGAAGTATATTGTTATGAATTCCTAGGTACGCTAGGTGATGATACGTTCCGTGTATTCATCAACGCAGAGAATGGAAACGAAGAAGAAGTGAAGAAACTAAAAGAAGCTGAGCCATCCTATAACGATATTTAA
- the der gene encoding ribosome biogenesis GTPase Der produces the protein MTKPVLAIVGRPNVGKSTIFNRIAGDRISIVEDMPGVTRDRIYSSAEWLNTEFNLIDTGGIEISDAPFMSQMKEQAELAIEEADVILFLVDGMNGITAADEEVAKMLFRSKKPVVLGVNKIDNPERKELLYEFYSLGMGEPIGVSGTHGIGLGDLLDQVVSHFPETVAEEKEDDTIYFSLIGRPNVGKSSLVNAILGKERVIVSNIAGTTRDAIDSSFEREDQKYVIIDTAGMRKRGKVYETTEKYSVMRAMKAIERSDVVLMVIDAEEGIIEQDKKVAGFAHEAGKAVVIVVNKWDAVEKDDKTMQKFEQKIRDHFLYLSYAPIVFVSAKTKQRLHQLYPVINQVAENHSLRVQTNILNEVIMDAVAMNPAPMDNGKRLKINYATQVASKPPTFVIFVNDPELFHFSYKRFLENRIRETFGFVGTPIKIFARKKND, from the coding sequence ATGACGAAACCAGTTTTAGCAATAGTAGGGAGACCAAACGTAGGGAAATCTACTATTTTTAACAGAATTGCGGGAGATCGTATTTCTATTGTTGAAGATATGCCAGGAGTAACGCGTGACCGTATCTACAGTTCAGCAGAATGGCTGAATACAGAATTCAACCTTATCGATACAGGTGGAATAGAAATTAGTGATGCACCATTTATGAGTCAGATGAAAGAACAAGCAGAACTTGCTATCGAAGAAGCAGATGTCATTCTCTTTTTAGTTGATGGCATGAACGGAATTACAGCGGCAGATGAAGAAGTTGCCAAAATGCTGTTCCGCTCAAAAAAGCCTGTTGTATTAGGTGTGAATAAGATTGATAACCCTGAACGTAAAGAGCTTCTGTATGAGTTTTATAGCCTGGGTATGGGTGAGCCAATCGGTGTGTCAGGAACACACGGAATCGGGCTTGGAGATCTTTTAGATCAAGTGGTAAGCCATTTCCCAGAAACGGTTGCAGAAGAAAAAGAAGACGACACGATCTATTTTTCATTAATCGGCAGACCGAACGTAGGGAAATCTTCACTCGTAAACGCTATTCTCGGTAAAGAACGCGTTATTGTAAGTAATATTGCAGGAACTACAAGAGATGCAATTGATTCAAGCTTTGAACGTGAAGATCAGAAGTATGTAATTATCGATACAGCAGGAATGCGCAAACGTGGAAAAGTGTACGAAACGACTGAGAAATACAGTGTTATGCGTGCGATGAAAGCGATCGAACGTTCCGATGTCGTCCTTATGGTTATCGATGCTGAAGAAGGAATCATCGAGCAAGATAAAAAGGTTGCAGGTTTCGCACATGAAGCCGGTAAAGCTGTCGTGATTGTTGTTAACAAATGGGATGCTGTTGAAAAAGATGATAAAACGATGCAAAAGTTTGAGCAGAAGATTCGTGACCATTTCCTCTACTTATCATATGCACCTATCGTCTTCGTATCGGCAAAAACAAAACAGCGACTTCATCAGCTATATCCTGTGATTAATCAAGTTGCCGAAAATCACTCGCTCAGAGTTCAGACAAATATCTTGAACGAAGTAATCATGGATGCAGTAGCTATGAACCCAGCACCAATGGATAACGGAAAGAGACTGAAGATCAACTATGCAACACAAGTGGCTTCAAAACCGCCTACTTTTGTTATCTTTGTTAACGATCCAGAATTATTCCACTTCTCGTATAAGCGTTTTCTGGAAAATAGAATTCGTGAAACGTTTGGTTTTGTTGGAACACCGATCAAAATATTTGCTAGAAAGAAAAACGATTAA